In Collimonas arenae, a single genomic region encodes these proteins:
- a CDS encoding MDR family MFS transporter: MAIHSASAHSSDQVLPFRESLLAMLGIAFVVMLVALDSTVVGTALPTIVAELKGFELYAWVATSYLLTSVITVPIFGRLGDFYGRKPFVLVSIILFTGASILCGMADSMLWLVIARGLQGIGGGMLVGTAFACIPDLFPGAHVRLRWQVMMSTAFGIATAVGPSLGGFLTQYWGWRWVFYVNLPVGVLSLFFVYKYLPHLRHTHPDTKIRLDWPGALLITASLGCLQLFVEMLPKHGLSLGMLGLLAASIVSFVALWKWEHHTPQPILPFDLLLDPKLSTLFLLSVLSGFSMFSLMFYAPLLYQGGFGLSPQEAGLLITPLVACIMIGSISNGRIIPRLKNPNVMLYIGFTLLALSCLGVVISNRWTSHGVIAGFMLIGGLGLGFILPNLTIFIQQEAGREHLGIATALMQSLRMIGSMLGTAIIGTLINHLYAGSVRQALAEQKADSWYSSFSDPQILISHETQTTVLAQLASAGHQGQLLLEAAREALIGSIHMGVGLAVVVTGIALWLVSKVPLITLRIKPEPGVVAE, translated from the coding sequence ATGGCTATCCATTCCGCCTCCGCGCATTCGAGCGACCAGGTCTTACCCTTCCGTGAATCATTACTTGCCATGCTCGGTATTGCTTTCGTGGTGATGCTGGTGGCGCTCGATTCCACCGTGGTCGGCACCGCGCTCCCAACGATCGTTGCCGAACTAAAAGGTTTCGAATTGTACGCCTGGGTCGCAACTTCTTATTTGCTCACCTCGGTGATCACAGTGCCGATTTTCGGCCGGCTGGGCGACTTCTACGGCCGCAAGCCATTCGTACTTGTTTCAATCATCCTGTTCACCGGCGCTTCCATCCTGTGCGGCATGGCCGACAGCATGCTGTGGCTGGTGATCGCCCGCGGCTTGCAGGGTATCGGCGGTGGCATGCTGGTCGGCACCGCCTTTGCCTGTATCCCGGACCTGTTCCCCGGCGCCCACGTGCGCCTGCGCTGGCAGGTCATGATGAGCACCGCGTTCGGCATCGCCACCGCGGTCGGACCTTCCCTGGGCGGATTCCTGACGCAATACTGGGGCTGGCGCTGGGTGTTCTATGTCAATCTGCCGGTCGGCGTGCTTTCCTTGTTCTTCGTCTATAAATATCTTCCGCATCTGCGCCACACGCATCCGGACACCAAGATCCGTCTTGACTGGCCAGGTGCGTTGCTGATTACGGCTTCGCTGGGATGCCTGCAACTGTTTGTTGAAATGTTGCCTAAGCATGGCTTGTCGCTTGGCATGCTGGGTTTGCTGGCGGCCAGCATCGTCAGCTTCGTCGCGCTGTGGAAATGGGAACATCACACACCGCAGCCGATCCTGCCTTTCGACCTGCTGCTCGATCCAAAATTGTCGACCTTGTTCCTGCTCTCGGTGCTGAGCGGATTCTCGATGTTTTCGCTGATGTTTTATGCGCCTCTGTTGTATCAGGGCGGTTTCGGCCTGTCGCCGCAGGAAGCCGGCCTGCTGATCACGCCGCTGGTGGCTTGCATCATGATCGGCAGCATTTCCAATGGCCGCATCATCCCCAGACTCAAGAATCCGAATGTGATGCTGTATATCGGCTTCACCCTGCTTGCGCTGTCCTGTCTTGGCGTAGTGATTTCGAATCGCTGGACTTCGCATGGCGTGATTGCCGGCTTCATGCTGATCGGTGGCCTGGGGCTCGGCTTCATCCTGCCTAACCTGACCATCTTCATTCAGCAGGAAGCTGGCCGCGAACATCTCGGCATCGCAACGGCGCTGATGCAATCCTTGCGCATGATCGGCAGCATGCTAGGCACCGCCATTATCGGCACCCTGATCAATCATCTGTATGCAGGCAGCGTGCGGCAAGCGCTGGCTGAACAGAAAGCCGATAGCTGGTATTCCAGTTTTTCCGACCCGCAAATCCTCATCAGCCACGAGACCCAGACTACCGTGCTGGCGCAGCTGGCCAGCGCCGGCCATCAAGGCCAGCTGTTGCTGGAAGCTGCGCGTGAAGCGTTGATAGGTTCGATCCACATGGGTGTGGGACTGGCAGTTGTGGTTACCGGGATTGCATTGTGGCTGGTCAGCAAAGTGCCGCTCATTACCCTGCGCATCAAACCAGAACCCGGTGTAGTCGCCGAATAG
- a CDS encoding CysB family HTH-type transcriptional regulator — translation MNLHQFRFVREAVRQNYNLTEAAKALYTSQPGVSKAIIELEEELGVDIFTRHGKRIRGLTEPGRAVLKSVELIMQEIDGLKRIGNEYAAHDSGSFTIATTHTQARYALPKVVQAFTLKFPKVRLSLLQGNPRQVADMVRNDQADLALATEAIVNADGLVTLPCYQWEHVVVVPPDHPLLQSKAITLEEIAAFPLITYDSAFTGRTKIDHAFSLRNLKPDVLLEAIDADVIKTYVELGMGVGIIAGMAFDAERDSGLRSIPVGHLFGTNISRAAVKQGAYLRSYVYTFIELLAPTMNRKLIEQVMNGEKDMYEL, via the coding sequence ATGAATCTCCATCAGTTCCGCTTCGTCCGTGAGGCGGTGCGCCAGAATTACAACCTGACTGAGGCGGCCAAGGCGTTGTATACCTCGCAGCCGGGCGTTTCCAAGGCGATTATCGAGCTGGAGGAAGAACTTGGCGTTGATATTTTTACACGCCATGGAAAACGGATACGCGGCCTGACCGAGCCGGGACGGGCAGTACTGAAGTCGGTTGAGCTGATCATGCAGGAAATCGATGGCCTCAAGCGTATCGGTAACGAATACGCCGCACATGATAGTGGAAGCTTTACGATTGCCACGACACATACGCAGGCGCGTTATGCCTTGCCGAAAGTGGTGCAAGCTTTCACGCTGAAATTTCCCAAGGTGCGCTTGTCGTTGCTACAGGGAAATCCCAGGCAGGTAGCCGACATGGTGCGCAACGACCAGGCCGATCTGGCGCTGGCGACCGAGGCCATCGTCAATGCCGATGGCCTGGTGACCTTGCCATGTTATCAATGGGAGCATGTGGTGGTGGTGCCGCCGGATCACCCCTTGCTGCAATCGAAAGCGATCACGCTGGAAGAAATAGCCGCTTTCCCTTTGATTACCTACGATAGCGCCTTCACCGGCCGTACCAAGATCGACCACGCGTTCTCGCTGCGTAACCTGAAGCCGGATGTGTTGCTGGAAGCGATCGATGCCGATGTCATCAAGACCTATGTCGAGCTTGGCATGGGCGTGGGTATCATTGCCGGCATGGCGTTCGATGCTGAACGGGATAGCGGTTTGCGTTCGATACCTGTCGGTCATTTGTTCGGCACCAATATATCGCGCGCCGCAGTCAAGCAGGGCGCCTATCTGCGCAGCTATGTGTATACCTTCATCGAACTGCTGGCGCCGACCATGAACCGCAAGCTGATCGAGCAGGTGATGAATGGCGAGAAGGATATGTACGAGCTGTAA
- a CDS encoding sulfite exporter TauE/SafE family protein: MTVSYVVSGFAVGLLVGLTGVGGGSLMTPLLTLLFGIHPSVAVGTDLAFASVTKVAGTVAHRSKGTVRWDIVKLLSLGALPAAIATALTLKYLGGISAEIGQIIRYSIAISVLLTVIALLFKGKLQLWLNAHPEKQLQGKNLTIATVVAGIVLGALVTMSSIGAGAVGATILVLLYPRLSPAEVAGTDIAYAVPLTAIAALGHWWLGSIDWSLLGSLLLGSVPGITLGSLAARAVPEKFLRGLLAITLTSVAVKLIY, translated from the coding sequence ATGACTGTTTCTTATGTAGTGAGCGGTTTTGCCGTCGGATTGTTGGTGGGATTGACTGGTGTCGGCGGCGGCTCGCTGATGACGCCTTTGCTCACTCTGCTGTTTGGCATCCATCCAAGTGTGGCCGTAGGCACCGACCTGGCGTTTGCATCAGTGACCAAGGTCGCCGGTACGGTTGCGCACCGCTCCAAGGGAACAGTACGCTGGGACATCGTCAAATTGCTGTCGCTGGGCGCTTTGCCTGCAGCGATCGCCACAGCATTGACCCTCAAATATTTAGGCGGAATCAGCGCAGAAATCGGGCAGATCATCCGTTACTCGATCGCGATTTCCGTGCTGCTGACTGTGATTGCGCTGCTATTCAAGGGTAAGCTCCAATTGTGGCTGAACGCCCATCCGGAAAAGCAGCTGCAAGGCAAGAACCTGACTATCGCCACGGTTGTTGCGGGAATCGTGCTCGGCGCGCTGGTAACCATGTCGTCGATCGGCGCCGGCGCGGTCGGCGCCACCATTCTGGTCCTGTTGTATCCGCGCCTGTCGCCGGCTGAAGTTGCGGGAACCGATATTGCCTATGCAGTGCCGCTGACCGCCATCGCCGCGCTCGGCCACTGGTGGCTGGGATCGATCGACTGGAGCCTGTTGGGCTCGCTGCTGCTCGGCTCGGTGCCGGGGATCACGCTGGGCTCGCTGGCCGCGCGCGCAGTGCCTGAAAAATTCTTGCGCGGCCTGCTGGCGATAACGCTGACCAGCGTCGCAGTAAAACTGATTTACTAA